The following proteins are co-located in the Camelina sativa cultivar DH55 chromosome 12, Cs, whole genome shotgun sequence genome:
- the LOC104732281 gene encoding probable xyloglucan galactosyltransferase GT14: MRPKNYSQMEKPISIATGKFRSNNHNNNNNHNHVWFIVPLFFLLCFVLLCFDYSALFTDTDETVFSIPDVTQKSISPEFTKDDNFSRLPDDPSPVSSSCSGRYIYVHNLPYRFNSELLDNCYLITRGTEKDICPYIENYGFGPVIKSYEDVLLKQSWSTTNQFMLEVIFHNKMMNYRCLTNDSSLASAIFVPFYAGLDMSRYLWGFNISVRDSSSHELMNWLVVQKEWGRMSGRDHFLVSGRIAWDFRRQTDNESDWGSKLRFLPESRNMSMLSIESSSWKNDYAIPYPTCFHPRSVDEVSEWQELMRSRKREYLFAFAGAPRPEYKDSVRGKIIDECLESGDQCYLLDCNYGKTNCDNPVNVMKVFRNSVFCLQPPGDSYTRRSMFDSILAGCIPVFFHPGTAYAQYKWHLPKNHTRYSVYLPVRDVKEWNIKIKERLNEIPEERVVSLREEVIKLIPRVVYADPKYNSEGNEDAFELAVKGMLERIEEVRELMRQGKDGSDGFDDSDDYKYTFSPYEPQILA, translated from the coding sequence ATGCGACCCAAGAACTATTCTCAGATGGAGAAACCCATCTCCATCGCGACGGGCAAGTTCCGTagcaacaaccacaacaacaacaacaatcataaCCATGTCTGGTTCATTGTTccactcttctttctcctctgttTCGTCCTCCTCTGTTTCGACTACTCTGCTCTCTTCACCGACACAGACGAAACCGTTTTCTCAATCCCCGACGTTACCCAGAAATCAATCTCCCCTGAATTCACGAAAGATGACAACTTTTCACGATTACCCGACGACCCATctcctgtttcttcttcttgctccgGTCGGTACATCTATGTCCATAATCTTCCTTATAGATTCAATTCCGAATTGCTTGATAACTGCTATTTGATTACTAGAGGAACCGAGAAAGACATTTGTCCTTACATTGAAAACTACGGTTTCGGTCCTGTGATTAAGAGCTACGAGGATGTCTTGTTGAAACAAAGTTGGTCCACGACGAATCAGTTTATGCTCGAGGTGATTTTTCACAACAAGATGATGAATTACAGATGCTTGACCAATGATTCGTCTCTAGCCTCTGCCATCTTCGTGCCCTTTTACGCTGGTCTTGATATGAGTAGGTACCTTTGGGGTTTCAACATTTCCGTTAGAGACTCTTCGTCTCATGAGCTGATGAATTGGCTTGTGGTACAGAAAGAGTGGGGTCGTATGTCCGGTAGAGACCATTTCTTGGTTTCAGGAAGGATCGCTTGGGATTTTAGGAGACAGACTGATAACGAATCTGATTGGGGAAGCAAGCTGAGGTTCTTACCTGAATCAAGAAACATGTCGATGCTGTCTATCGAATCGAGTTCTTGGAAGAACGATTACGCTATTCCTTATCCGACATGTTTCCATCCTAGATCAGTGGATGAAGTTTCGGAGTGGCAAGAGCTAATGAGGTCTCGGAAACGAGAGTATCTGTTCGCATTCGCGGGAGCTCCGAGGCCTGAGTATAAAGACTCGGTTCGTGGGAAGATCATTGATGAGTGTTTGGAGTCAGGGGATCAATGTTACTTGCTAGACTGTAACTATGGGAAAACGAACTGTGACAACCCTGTCAATGTGATGAAGGTTTTCAGGAACTCGGTGTTTTGTCTTCAGCCACCGGGAGATTCTTACACGAGAAGATCCATGTTTGATTCGATATTGGCTGGCTGCATCCCGGTGTTCTTCCATCCGGGGACAGCTTACGCTCAATACAAGTGGCATTTGCCTAAGAACCACACGAGGTACTCTGTGTATCTACCGGTTAGGGATGTGAAGGAGTGGAATATCAAAATCAAGGAGAGGTTGAATGAGATTCCAGAGGAGAGAGTGGTGAGTTTGAGAGAAGAAGTGATAAAGTTGATACCGAGGGTGGTCTACGCTGATCCCAAGTATAATTCGGAAGGGAATGAAGATGCGTTTGAGCTGGCTGTGAAGGGGATGTTAGAGAGGATTGAAGAAGTGAGGGAGTTGATGAGACAAGGGAAAGATGGTAGTGATGGGTTTGATGATAGTGATGATTATAAGTATACTTTTTCTCCATATGAACCTCAAATTTTGGCATAA
- the LOC104732283 gene encoding uncharacterized protein LOC104732283 translates to MARWDQIFSLPVQNPALPEFSSADLVWSKVEGYRDNIDRLALIPYTRVDDFVRGESLNTDCPTSFHVEARRRKAKGKKYKPKVDGILEYILYWCSFGPDDNRTGGAVRPSRSTYVPKKNKAGRPNSKRGCRCHFIVKRLIAEPTVALVIYNNDKHVDEKGLPCHGPQDKKAAGTRAMFAPYISEDLRLRVLSLLYVGVSVETIMQRHNESVEKQGGPSNRDDLLTHRYVRRLERSIRRSTYELDEDDDVSISIWVESHQSHVFFFEGFSDTDPFSLGIQTEWQLQQMIRFGNCRLLASDSRFGTNKLKYPIHSLVVFDSENKAIPVAWIIAPRFSSGDAYRWMRALCNRVHAKDPSWKVAGFIVDDPFADIITIRDVFQCPVLLSFWRVRHAWHKNIFKRCPETETRVEISKHLGEAVDKICRRQGTAIVFDSFVEDFVGSPEFVEYFRAVWSPRIGAWTSALQSLPLASQETCAAMELYHYQLKCRLLNERDSEAYQRADWLVDKLGTKVHSYFWLDEYSGKDNFARYWKEEWVSGLTSFRKALSIPDSDVVMSGISAKITDECEGNEIHVVWNPGSQFGVCSCSWAEKGYICKHMVKLTQLSLGNRVSRQSASLLQYYQTLIDLLHCPPRDSLFRDYAVSLAVSVEKQINAPFNLQKNDANEGNLQKEIAFSEPSNGKSLDEYDLLDKHEGHGEVATDLDGELSKLPMSCLRACSENAEDIILGSAMELEPSPCSTKVAAGDLISSPLNETDIMNENCERGAKRVKIWAPEQGSV, encoded by the exons ATGGCTAGATGGGATCAGATCTTCTCCTTACCTGTGCAAAACCCTGCTTTGCCAGAATTTTCTTCTGCCGACCTTGTTTGGTCAAAGGTTGAAGGTTACCGTGACAATATAGATAGGTTAGCTCTTATCCCGTATACTAGGGTGGATGATTTTGTAAGAGGTGAATCCTTGAATACGGATTGTCCTACGAGTTTTCATGTTGAAGCTAGACGAAGGAAAGCCAAAGGGAAAAAATATAAGCCAAAGGTTGATGGCATCCTGGAGTATATTCT GTATTGGTGTTCCTTTGGACCGGATGACAATAGGACAGGCGGAGCTGTACGGCCAAGTAGGAGCACATATGTtccaaaaaagaacaaagcaGGCCGACCCAATTCCAAGAGAGGTTGTAGGTGTCACTTCATTGTGAAACGCTTAATTGCAGAACCAACAGTGGCTTTAGTAATTTATAATAACGACAAGCATGTAGATGAAAAAGGGTTGCCCTGCCACGGTCCACAAGACAAAAAAGCGGCTGGAACAAGAGCCATGTTTGCTCCATATATATCAGAAGACCTTAGGCTACGTGTATTATCTTTGCTATATGTGGGTGTCTCTGTGGAGACCATAATGCAAAGGCATAATGAATCAGTCGAAAAACAAGGTGGTCCAAGTAACCGAGATGATTTGTTAACTCATAGATATGTTCGAAGACTTGAGAGGAGTATCCGGCGTTCAACATATGAGCtcgatgaggatgatgatgttaGCATCAGTATATGGGTTGAAAGTCATCAAAGtcatgtatttttctttgaagGGTTCTCTGATACAGACCCTTTTTCCTTGGGTATCCAAACTGAGTGGCAGTTGCAACAAATGATTCGATTTGGAAACTGTAGACTTTTGGCTTCAGACTCGAGGTTTGGAACAAATAAACTAAAG TATCCTATCCATAGTCTTGTTGTGTTCGACTCTGAGAATAAGGCTATTCCAGTTGCTTGGATAATTGCACCACGATTTTCCAGTGGAGATGCATATAGATGGATGAGAGCACTTTGTAACCGAGTCCATGCCAAGGATCCTTCCTGGAAGGTGGCTGGGTTCATAGTTGATGATCCATTTGCTGACATAATAACGATCAG GGATGTATTTCAGTGCCCGGTCTTGCTTTCCTTTTGGCGTGTTCGCCATGCATGGCATAAGAACATATTCAAGAGATGTCCAGAAACAGAGACACGCGTTGAAATTTCAAAACATCTTGGGGAGGCTGTAGATAAAATCTGTAGAAGGCAAGGAACAGCCATAGTGTTTGACAGTTTTGTGGAGGATTTTGTTGGTAGTCCAGAATTTGTGGAGTACTTCAGAGCTGTTTGGTCTCCCAGAATAG GAGCTTGGACAAGTGCGTTACAATCTCTTCCCTTGGCAAGCCAAGAGACCTGTGCAGCAATGGAGCTTTACCACTATCAGCTGAAGTGCAGGCTTTTGAATGAGAGGGACTCTGAAGCTTATCAACGTGCTGATTGGTTGGTCGATAAGTTAGGGACAAAAGTACATTCTTACTTCTGGCTTGATGAATATTCTGGAAAAGATAATTTTGCCAGGTACTGGAAAGAGGAATGGGTGAGCGGTTTGACTTCCTTCCGCAAAGCATTGAGTATACCAGATTCTGATGTTGTTATGTCTGGTATATCTGCAAAAATAACAGACGAGTGTGAAGGCAACGAAATTCATGTTGTGTGGAATCCAGGGTCACAGTTTGGGGTTTGCAGTTGCAGCTGGGCAGAAAAGGGATACATATGTAAGCACATGGTCAAACTTACACAACTGTCTCTTGGAAACAGAGTTTCTAGACAGTCCGCTAGCCTTCTACAGTATTATCAGACCTTGATTGATCTGCTACACTGCCCACCTCGCGATTCCTTGTTTCGTGACTATGCAGTTTCTTTAGCCGTCTCTGTGGAAAAGCAAATAAATGCACCCTTCAATCTGCAAAAGAACGATGCTAACGAAGGTAACTTGCAGAAAGAAATTGCTTTCAGTGAACCATCTAATGGAAAATCTCTTGATGAATATGATTTGCTAGATAAACACGAGGGTCACGGCGAAGTTGCTACTGATTTAGATGGTGAGTTGAGTAAATTGCCAATGAGTTGTCTGAGGGCCTGCTCAGAAAATGCAGAAGACATTATTTTGGGTTCTGCAATGGAACTCGAACCTTCACCATGTTCAACCAAAGTTGCTGCAGGGGATCTTATCTCGAGTCCTCTGAATGAGACAGACATCATGAACGAGAACTGTGAAAGAGGTGCGAAAAGGGTGAAAATTTGGGCACCCGAGCAAGGGAGTGTATGA
- the LOC104732282 gene encoding heat stress transcription factor A-5: protein MNGALGNSSASVSGGEGVGGPAPFLVKTYEMVDDSSTDQIVSWSANNNSFIVWNHAEFSRLLLPTYFKHNNFSSFIRQLNTYGFRKIDPERWEFLNDDFIKDKKHLLKNIHRRKPIHSHSHPPTSSADQERAALQEQMDKLSREKAAIEAKLLKFKQQKAVAKHQFDEMTDHVDDMEKRQKKLLNFLETAIRNPTFVKNFGRKVEQLDISAYNKKRRLPQVEQSKPPSEDSHLDNSSGSSRPESGNIFHQNFSNKLRLELSPAVSDMNMVSHSIQSSNEEGSSPKGILSGGDPKTILTRREGLPFAPEALELADTGTCPRRLLLNDNTRVETLQQRLTSSEETDGSFSCHLNLTLASAPLPDKTASQIAKATHKSQEIGRCTELNFKSIETSASEKNRGRQQEVGGSQAKAAPPARVNDVFWEQFLTERPGSSENEEASSTYRGNPYEEQEDKRNGNIISRNTNHTKQLTL, encoded by the exons ATGAACGGCGCATTAGGTAACTCCTCCGCGTCCGTGAGCGGCGGAGAAGGAGTTGGAGGACCTGCTCCCTTCTTGGTGAAGACCTACGAGATGGTAGATGATTCGTCTACGGACCAGATTGTATCGTGGAGCGCTAACAACAACAGCTTCATCGTTTGGAACCATGCGGAGTTTTCACGCCTTCTTCTTCCAACTTACTTCAAGCACAATAACTTCTCTTCTTTCATCCGTCAGCTCAATACCTAT GGGTTCCGGAAGATTGATCCAGAGAGGTGGGAATTTTTGAATGATGATTTTATTAAGGATAAGAAGCATCTTCTCAAGAATATACATAGAAGGAAACCTATACACAGCCACAGTCATCCACCTACGTCGTCGGCTGATCAAGAAAGAGCAGCGTTACAAGAGCAAATGGACAAGCTTTCACGTGAAAAAGCTGCAATTGAAGCTAAGCTTTTGAAGTTCAAACAACAGAAGGCTGTTGCGAAGCATCAGTTTGACGAAATGACTGACCATGTTGATGATATGGAGAAGAGGCAGAAGAAGCTGCTGAATTTCTTGGAAACGGCTATTCGGAATCCTACTTTTGTTAAGAATTTTGGTCGTAAAGTTGAGCAATTGGATATTTCAGCTTACAACAAAAAGCGAAGGCTCCCTCAAGTTGAGCAATCAAAGCCACCTTCAGAAGATTCTCATCTGGATAATAGCAGTGGTAGCTCGAGACCCGAGTCTGGAAATATTTTCCATCAAAATTTCTCGAATAAATTGCGGCTAGAGCTTTCTCCAGCGGTTTCAGATATGAACATGGTTTCACACAGTATACAAAGTTCCAATGAAGAAGGATCAAGTCCCAAGGGAATACTGTCAGGAGGTGATCCAAAAACTATACTAACCCGAAGAGAAGGCCTACCATTTGCACCTGAAGCACTAGAGCTTGCGGATACCGGGACATGCCCGAGGAGATTACTGTTAAATGACAATACAAGAGTGGAGACCTTGCAGCAGAGGCTAACTTCTTCAGAGGAGACAGATGGTAGCTTTTCATGTCATTTAAATCTGACACTGGCTTCTGCTCCATTACCGGACAAGACAGCTTCGCAGATAGCTAAGGCAACTCATAAAAGTCAGGAGATTGGAAGATGTACTGAGTTAAACTTTAAATCAATAGAAACAAGTGCAAGTGAGAAAAACCGGGGTAGACAACAAGAGGTTGGAGGTAGCCAAGCAAAAGCAGCTCCTCCAGCAAGAGTGAATGATGTATTCTGGGAACAGTTCCTAACAGAAAGGCCGGGGTCTTCAGAGAATGAGGAGGCAAGTTCGACTTATAGAGGAAACCCATACGAAGAGCAAGAGGACAAAAGAAACGGGAATATAATCTCACGTAATACAAATCATACTAAGCAGCTCACCTTATAA
- the LOC104733677 gene encoding FBD-associated F-box protein At4g13985 produces MDDEDGERRVRAKQAGDRVEEVDRLRNLPDCLLFQILLKLPTKDVVKCSVLSRRWRNIWRYVPGLDFECRDFMASEYYDPSEFITMLGFVYRFLGFNNESCLEKFKLTVNWYEGVVLGTAHFTQWINTVVERKVQHLHILDKTWGMDEVVIPRTVYWCESLVSLTLCDVYLLNPPELVSLPSLKVIVLDAVMFDNDLVFEMLISGCPVLESLTVNNGNLKYLQVCSQSLLTFTHVEDEGYMTVAIDAPRLEYLRLSDKGLESLIIECHGSLVKADIDTVFDFSLKNEFDPNDLPTTHMIRDFLVGISCVKDMIISSSTLEVIYDYSRCEKLPLFCNISFLRVEFTDDRWEMLPIFLESCPNLKSLVLEFCTCPEEEKVVILPGPRRFLTSLEYVKIVKSDSEEEEEATEINLELVSYLLENSAILKKLTLCLGYLRRREESVILRKLLTIPRLSTSCQVFVL; encoded by the exons ATGGATGATGAAGACGGAGAGAGACGTGTTCGTGCGAAGCAAGCAGGTGACAGAGTCGAGGAAGTAGATCGGCTGAGAAACTTGCCAGATTGCTTGCTCTTTCAGATTCTCTTGAAACTTCCCACGAAGGATGTGGTTAAGTGTAGTGTCTTATCCCGTCGATGGAGAAACATCTGGAGATATGTACCTGGCTTGGACTTCGAGTGTCGTGATTTCATGGCGAGTGAGTATTATGATCCCTCTGAATTCATCACTATGTTAGGTTTCGTTTATAGGTTTCTGGGTTTCAACAATGAGTCGTGCTTAGAGAAGTTTAAATTAACGGTTAATTGGTATGAGGGCGTTGTGCTTGGTACTGCTCATTTCACCCAGTGGATCAACACTGTTGTTGAGAGGAAAGTTCAACATCTCCATAT CTTAGACAAAACTTGGGGGATGGATGAAGTGGTGATACCGCGAACAGTTTACTGGTGTGAGAGCTTGGTATCTTTAACTCTCTGTGACGTATACTTGCTTAATCCCCCCGAGCTTGTGTCTTTACCTTCTCTCAAAGTTATCGTTCTAGATGCAGTTATGTTTGACAACGATTTGGTTTTCGAAATGCTGATCTCAGGCTGCCCTGTTCTTGAAAGCTTAACTGTAAACAACGGcaatttaaaatatcttcaagTGTGTTCTCAGTCTCTATTGACCTTCACTCATGTTGAGGACGAGGGTTATATGACAGTTGCAATTGATGCTCCTAGGCTTGAGTATCTGAGGCTCAGTGATAAGGGACTTGAAAGTTTAATAATCGAATGTCATGGTTCACTTGTTAAGGCAGATATCGATACTGTGTTTGACTTCAGTTTAAAAAATGAGTTCGATCCAAATGATCTACCAACGACACATATGATCCGTGATTTCCTTGTCGGGATATCTTGTGTTAAAGATATGATCATCTCTTCGAGTACTCTTGAG GTCATATATGACTACTCAAGATGTGAAAAACTACCCTTATTCTGTAATATATCTTTCTTGCGAGTCGAATTCACCGACGACAGGTGGGAAATGTTGCCAATCTTTCTTGAGAGCTGCCCGAATCTAAAATCTCTTGTCTTG GAATTTTGTACTTGTCCAGAGGAGGAGAAAGTTGTTATCTTACCAGGACCTCGTAGGTTTCTAACATCTCTCGAGTATGTTAAGATTGTGAAGTCGGActcagaggaggaggaggaggcgacAGAGATAAACCTGGAACTAGTGAGTTACTTACTAGAGAACTCAGCAATCCTCAAGAAGCTCACACTATGCTTAGGTTACTTGAGACGTAGGGAAGAATCAGTCATCCTTAGGAAACTCCTTACCATTCCAAGACTCTCTACCTCATGCCAAGTTTTCGTCCTCTGA